The sequence GGCCGGTGACGCCGACGAGCGCGGCGGGCGGTGTCGCGCCGTGCGCGTCGAGCCGCTCGGTGAGGGCCTCGTAGGCGGCGAGGGTGGCCGGGATGTCGGTGGTGTAGATGGTGAGCGAGAAGATGTCGGCCAAGGTCATCTCGACGTGTGAGAGGAGCTGTTCGATGTGATGCAGCGCCAGCGAGAGTTGGGCCGCGACATCACCTTCGTGGAGTACGCGCCCGTCGTCGTCGACGGAGGCCTGACCCGCGATGGTGAACACCTCGCGTGGGGCAGGTCGCAACTGGGCGTGATCGAACCGGAAGGGTGCATTCCACGACGACGGGTTGATCCGGGTGGTGGTGGCTGGTGTGCTCATGACTTCGAGACTGACTCGTGCACAAGCCGATTCCCATCCCCGATATCGGGGGAGTTGGCAACCCAGATTTCTGGGGGTCGTGCGATCGGTCGACGCGAGCGTCAGGCCACGATCGACTCCCAGGTGAAATCACCGTGGTCGCTGCCCAATCCGGTC is a genomic window of Gordonia sp. SID5947 containing:
- a CDS encoding RidA family protein; this translates as MSTPATTTRINPSSWNAPFRFDHAQLRPAPREVFTIAGQASVDDDGRVLHEGDVAAQLSLALHHIEQLLSHVEMTLADIFSLTIYTTDIPATLAAYEALTERLDAHGATPPAALVGVTGLAFPGLAVEITAQAGR